The genome window TAACGCTGCCATTGCTGCTATAAAAAATTATGTTTCCTGGCTGCAAAAAAGCAAGCTGCCCAAGGCAACCAACAAATACGCTATTGGCGAAACCAGCTACAAAAAGATGCTGCTTTACAGCGAAGGCCTTACCCTTTCTCCTGAAAAAATATTGGCAATTGGGCTTGCCGAGTTAAAAAAAGAGCAGGATGTATTTAATGCAGCCGCTAAAACCGTCAACCCTAATAAAAAACCGATTGAGGTGTACCGCGATCTGCAAAAGGAGCACCCAACCGCCGCTAACCTGATTCCCGAAGTAAGGAAAAATGTGGAAGCTATCCGCAAATTTTTAACCGATAAAAATATAGTCTCCATGCCAGCCAAGGTTAATTTAAAAGTTGAGGAAACTCCGCAATTTGCACGGGCAACCAGCACGGCCTCAAACGATGATCCCGGTCCTTTTGAAACCAGGGCTACCGAAGCTTTTTACTATGTTACCCCTGTTGACGCAAAGTGGACCGCAAAACAAAAGGAAGACTGGCTGGGGCAATTTGATTATTACACTACAGATAACATTACCATCCACGAAGCTTACCCGGGGCATTATACTCAATACCTGCACCTTACAGCTTCTTCAGCAACCCGGATCGAAAAGGTTTTTAACAGCTATGCATTTGTTGAAGGATGGGCCCATTACTGCGAAAAAATGATGGCCGACGAGGGTTATGGCCATAATGGCGATACGGTAAGGGCTACCAAATTCAGGCTTACCCAGTCCGGAGATGCTTTATTGCGTTTGTGCCGCTTATGTGTTTCTATCAAAACCCATTGCCAGGGGATGAGTGTAGATGACGCCACTAAATTTTTTATGGATAACTGGTACCAGGGCGATAAACCATCGCGACAGGAAGCCCTGCGCGGTACCTTTGACCCGGGTTACCTGTTTTATACTATAGGCAAGTTAGAGCTGTTAAAGCTACGCGCTGACTATGAAAAACAGGAAGGCACAAACTTTTCGCTAAAAAAATTCCACGATGAAGTGCTCAATCATGGCGCCCCACAGGTAAGGTTGCTGCGCGAGGTAATGCTGAAAGACAAAAAGACCTGGGGCGATGTAATGTAATTGAGGCTTTCACATTTATGGAAGTAATTTAACCCCTGCTTTGTGAGTTACCAAATATGGGTAAAAACAAATAAGCCGGCAATTTTTCCATCGCCGGCTTATTTGTAAAATTAATTAACGCGCTCCGGGCGCCGGTGGTG of Mucilaginibacter xinganensis contains these proteins:
- a CDS encoding DUF885 domain-containing protein, with the protein product MKKLTLLLIPITFLLSCEHKTQPVTTPVSGDAAFQKLADDYLSGYLDWRPANGVALGYHQYDGKVTDLSKESIGKELGRLKDFDQRLSVTDTASLSPKQFYDFRILRSAIKNEIFNFEDMGTFDKNPMTYAQAIDVSIYVKRNFAPLQDRLKSIIAIEKNAANVFTAAKGNLKDSLAKPYIQTAIEIANGSADFLGGDLKIALKGVKNDSLMTVFNATNNAAIAAIKNYVSWLQKSKLPKATNKYAIGETSYKKMLLYSEGLTLSPEKILAIGLAELKKEQDVFNAAAKTVNPNKKPIEVYRDLQKEHPTAANLIPEVRKNVEAIRKFLTDKNIVSMPAKVNLKVEETPQFARATSTASNDDPGPFETRATEAFYYVTPVDAKWTAKQKEDWLGQFDYYTTDNITIHEAYPGHYTQYLHLTASSATRIEKVFNSYAFVEGWAHYCEKMMADEGYGHNGDTVRATKFRLTQSGDALLRLCRLCVSIKTHCQGMSVDDATKFFMDNWYQGDKPSRQEALRGTFDPGYLFYTIGKLELLKLRADYEKQEGTNFSLKKFHDEVLNHGAPQVRLLREVMLKDKKTWGDVM